DNA from Halobaculum sp. XH14:
GCGCCCGGAGCGTCTCGCCGTTCACCCGGAGCGCCGCCAGCAGGAACCCCATCCCGTACACCCCGAGGAGGCTGCCGGCGACGCCCGCGATCCCCGAGTACATGAGCGTCTTCGAGGCGTACACGCGGTGGGTCACGCCGAGGTGTGCGGCGCGGATCCGCGTCCGCTGGTTCCGCTTCCGTGGGTTCTCCTGGGCAACGTAGTCGCCGAAGAACACGAGCGCCGTCCGCGTCACCGCGAGGTTGACCCGACGGCTGAACGGGGCCGCCGCGACCGGCGCGAGCAACGCCACGAGCAGGAGGATCGAGACGAGTGCGACCCCGAGCATCGGCTACGGCTCCGCCCTTCCGGACCCGTCCCCCTCGTCGGGGACGGCGTCGTCCGCCGTGCCGTTCTCCGGTCCCTCGGCGTCTTGGGATCCGTGTTCGTCCGGTGACCCGTGCTCGTCCGGTGACCCGTGCTCGTCCGGTGATCCACGCTCGTCCGGTGATCCATCGTCGTCGGTCGGTCCCGTCGTCGATCGCGCCTCCGTCGTCGCCGCGATCCGGTCCATCACCCGGTCGGGGTTCGAGTAGTACTCGTTGACCAGCGCCGTGAACCGGCGGTAATCGGAGATCCCCCGTTCGCGGAGGTGTTCGAGGAACGTCCGCCTGTTCCGGAGCTCCGAGAGGAGTTCCGACCGCGACCAGCCGCGCTCCTCCTGGATCTCCTCGAGCAGGTCCGAGTCGCTCCGGCGGAACGAGTCGTCCTCCGGGTCCCACGAGAACGACGACGAGTAGTCGAGTTCGCCGGTCCGCTGGTCGATGCCGCCGATCTCGCCGACCGTCCGCGCGCGGCGAACCCGCTCGTTCCCGAATCGGGTGAGCGTCTGGATGGAGAGCAGATCGAGGCTCTGGACCATCGCGCGGGGCACGTTGATCGGCTCGTTCTCCAGCCGGTTGATCACCGTCTCGATGGAGTCGGCGTGCATCGTGGAGAACGTCGTGTGCCCGGTGTTCATCGCCTGGAACAGCGTCACCGCCTCCGCGCCGCGCACCTCGCCGACGATGATGTACTCCGGCCGGTGGCGCAGCGCCGACCGCAGCAGGTCGTACATGTCGATGTCCGTGCCCTCGTGGAGCCGCTCGCGCGTGACCGAGGAGAGCCAGTTGTCGTGATACAGCGACAGTTCGCGGGTGTCCTCGATGGTGAGCACCTTCGAGCGCGGGGGGATGAACATCGAGACGGCGTTCATCGAGGTGGTCTTGCCCGACGCCGTCCCGCCCGCGAAAATGAGGCTCTTGTTGTGCTCGATGCAGAGCCAGAAGTACGCCATCTGCTCGACGCTGAACGTGCCGTACTCGATCAGGTCGATGGGCGTGAACGGCTCGTCGGCGTACTGTCGGATGGTGAACGCCGAGCCGCGCGGGGTCACCTCCTCGCCGAGCGCGAGTTCGGCACGCGAGCCGTCGGGAAGCGTCGTCTCGACGATGGGGTCCCCGACCGAGATGTGCCGGCCGGACCGCTGGGCGAGCCTGATGACGTAGTCGTCCAGTTCGTCCCGCCCGAAGGCGACGTTCGTCTCGATGTCCGTGTACTCGTCGTGGTAGACGAACAGCGGGAGGTCGTAGCCGTCACACGAGACGTCCTCGATGTGGCGGTCGTTGAGCAGCGGGTCGACCTTGCCGTACCCCCGAAAGTCCCGCCTGAGGTAGTAGAACAGCGTGTGGTAGGTCGCCATGTCCGCGTCGACGCCGTACTGTTCGAGCAGCGTCTCCAGTTCCTCCCGGAGCGTCTCCTCGTCCGCCCGCTCCGAGTCGCTTCGGAACAGCAGCGGGTCCCTGATGTCGTCGACGACGCGTTCGAGGAGCGTTCGCTGGAACCCGTCGAGTTCGGGTTCGACGACATGGTACCGGCGTTCGCTCTCCTCGGGGTCGCGGCTGATGACGACGTAGGCGTAGGGGGCGTTCACCCAGTAGCGGTCGATCTCCTCGTGGCCGTCCGGGACCGAAAACGACGCCAGCGGGCCGTCCTCGCCGGGCCGGAACGGCCTCACCTCGAGATCCGTTCCACGGAGCATCTCGATGGTGCGGGCGATGCGGCGGCGGAGCGCCCCCAGCCGCCCATCAGCCCCCCCATCGGCGTCCGCGAGTTCCCCCGACATGCCGTGATCGTCGGTCGTTTGGCGCACCCGTACTTAAATCCGGCACCGCCGGTTAGCGGAATTGATACTCGCCGGCTCGGCGGTCTCGTGGGCCGACGGAGGCCTCCCCGACGTCGAACCGAGCGTCACTCCACACGGTCCGCCCGGAGCAACAGCACGCCGAAGGCGAGGTAGAACGGAACGCCGAGCGGGATCGAGGTCCCCGCCAGCCCGCCGCCGACGCCGAGGTCGACGCCGAAGAGCCCGCCCGTCAGCAGGACCGAGGCGACCCCGAAGACGACCCCCGTCGCGGTCAGCAGGCTGCCGAGCAGACGGACGGGATCGACCGACCAGGATTCGGCTCGCGCTTCCTCGCGGTAGTAGTGGACGGAGACCGCGACTGCGACGAGCAGCACCCCGGCCCCCACGAGCCACGCCGCGTACGCGCCGGCGACCGACTGGCCCGCCTGCAGCTGGTAGGCGGAGAGCGGATCCCGGAGGCTGGTCGCGCGTGCCAGCGGGACGCCGAACGCGTACTGGATCTCCAGCAGCGGGAAGCGGACGAGGAGGATGCTCCCGCCGCCGACGCTGCCGTGGAACACGTTCCACGGGATGAGCACGGAGAGCCACGTCGAGAGCACCGCCAGTTCGGGCGCGTACTCCGAGCGGACCCAGACCATACGCGGCGACCGGCACGGGACGACATAAAACCGAGTGAACTGGCCGTGGCCGTGAATCCGGTCGAGACTGGACCGAGCGGCGAGGCCCGAGAGCCGACGAGCCGGCCGATGCGACACGCAGACGCGACCGGCCGAGTTGGCCGAACCGCACCATCACTCTGCGTTACGTTCATACTCGTGTGCCACCACGGCTCCAGTACGGAATGAGGCGCGACTACTTCGAACTGGCCGTCGAGCAGATCGGATGGGTGGATTCTGACGGAGACCCGCGGAAACCACACGTGTACATCGATTTCCACGGACCGGACGGTCTGCTTCGAGAGCGCCTCACGGGCACCGAGGACGGCCTGCTGGACGGCGAGGAGATCGACGTCGCGTTCCGGCTCCAGACGTCCCACGAGGAGGACCCGGACGCGGCCGGCGTCGTCGGCGTCACGAACCGCATCACCGGCGACTTCGTGCTGGAACTGAACCAGGCCGCGGCCGACGTCCTCCAGTTCATCCGCGCGGCCCGCGAGTACGGCCAGCAGAACGACGGCGACGGGGGTTACCGCGTCGAGATCACGGTCGAAGGGGAGCCGCTCGTCTCCTACGAGAAGGAGACGTTCCTCGTCTACGACCCCGAGGGGAACCTCCTCCGGCGCGAGAGCCTCATCCCCTCGGGCGTCGAACTGTGAGGGCGAGTCTGCCTCAACCCCGACTCCGAACCATCTCGACCGGGCGCCCGAACCGGAACGTCCATGCCCCGGTCGGTCCCACCTGGTTCCAGTGAAGAACGTCACCGACCGCGTCTCGAACCCGTTCGGGATGGAGCCGGACTGTGACCGGTTCGTCCCCGGGTACGGCGACGCAAACGCCGACTTCCACGTCGTCGGCGACCACCCGGGCGTCCACGGCGGCGTCGACGCCGGCGTCCCGTTCACCGGCACTCCCGCGGCCGAGCGGTTCCAGGCCGCCCTGGTCGAAGCGGGCCTGCTGGAAGCGGCCGGGGATGCACCCGACGTGAACTCGACGTTCCTCTCGTATCTCCACATGTGCGTTCCCGACGGCGAGCCGTCGGCCGGCGAGTACGCCGACATGGAGCGGTTCTTCGACGCGGAACTGCGCGCCATCGCGGCCCACGTCCTGCTTCCGGTCGGTGCCCGCGCGACCGAGCACGTGCTGGAGACGTACACGGCCCAGGCCTGGAAGACCGAGATCGACATGCGGGGGCTCCACGGGGCTGAACTCCGGGGGTCAGGGTGGCTGGTCCTCCCGATCCTCGACCCGGTCGAGTGGGAGGAAGGAGACGCCGCCGACCTCGTCGAAGCCATCGAGACGATGCGCTCGACCGACTATCGCAGGGAGTCCGATCTGGGTCGGTTCATCGCTGGCGAGGACCCGTACCTCGTCCGCTGAGACGCCAAGTATTGACGGTCGACCCCGGTTTTTTGTGGGTTGGTAGCATCCGTGTCACCGGCGGCCATCCGAACGCGTCTGACTGTCAGACCGCACGCGTCTCGGCGACGTCCGCCGTCTATGATTGGTGCTCGCCGGCCGTGGCATGCGGCCGGCAACGCGCTTTCTCGCCGCGAACCGACCGCTCGACAGCGCGACGCTCGCCACCGGTGCGGCGCCGGCTCGTCGGACCGACGGGACCCTCCCGAGTTCGGGACCGACGGGAGCCTTCCGAGTTCGGGACCGATGGAACCTCCTGCGGCTTGACGGCCGATGGGAACTCTCTTGGGTCCCGACGGCCCACTCGGGTGCGTGAAGCGCATCCGCCTGCACAACACCGTCTTCGAGGGGTTGAACGACGTGTATCTCCTCGACGGCGAGGAGACGGTGCTCGTCGATACCGGCGTCGCCCTCCCCGAGGTGCGCTCGGAACTTGAGGAGGGCCTGTCGGCCCACGGCGTCGCGCTGGCCGACGTCGACCGCGTGTTCCTCACCCACTGGCACCTCGACCACGCCGGCCTCGCCGGCGAGATCCAGGCAGAATCCGGCGCGAGCGTCCACGTCCACGAGGCCGACGCGCCGCTCGTCTCCGGCGAGGAACCCTCCCTGCTCGAGGACCACCCCGGACAGCGCGAGACGTTCGCGGAGTGGGGCATTCCGCGCGGGAAGCGGACGGAACTCATGGCATTCCTCGAGGAGCAGATGGACCTGGGCGGCGACCCCGCCGACGTGACGCCCTTTGCTGACGGCGACACGTTCGACGTGAACGGCCGGACGCTGGAGGCGGTTCACCTGCCCGGCCACGCCGCCGGACTCTCGGCGTTCGCGGACGAGGCCGCCGGCGAGGCGTTCGTCGGCGACGCGATCCTCCCGAAGTACACGCCGAACGTGGGCGGCGCGGACGTCCGTGTCGACTCCCCCCTCGCCAGGTACGTCGACAGCCTCGTCGAGATCGTCGGGCGCGACTGGGACGTCGCGTGGCCGGGCCACCGCGACCGCATCGACGACCCGGCCGGCCGCGCGGCGACGATCCTCCAGCACCACCGCGACAGGACGGGGAACGTCGTCGACGTGCTCGACGCGCGCGGGGCGTCGACGCCGTGGGAGGTCAGCGCGGAACTGTTCGGCTCCCTCGAGGCGATCCACGTGCTCCACGGCCCCGGCGAGGCGTTCGCACACCTCGATCACCTCGCGGACGCCGGCGTCGTCGAGCGCGACGGCGGGCGCTACCGTCTCGTCGACCCTGCGGTCGACGTCGACGCGCTGTTCCCGGACGTGGGCATCGAGCGCGTGGTCGAGTTCGAGGAATGAGCGGCCGGATCCAGCCGGTCCACGGAGGGTTCGATCTTCAAGCACTGGCGCGCGGCGACGGCCGCGGGAGCCGACAGGCGGGGGCGTTCGGGGCGGCCGACGTGACGGCGAAACGGGGACCGTAGCCGACGGCCGTGGGGCTGTTACGGCCGCCACGGAACCGGAGAACGCGACCGGACGGACCGTTCCACGGCCCGCGACCGACGCGACGTCCGAAGACGCAGGAACACAACACTAAAACACGCCCTCGGCCAAGAATCCCCCATGGAACTCCGCGTTTTGGACAAGACGGACGAGGAACTCCGCATCGAGGTCGCGGGCGAGGACCACACGTTCATGAACGTGCTCAAGGGCGCACTGCTGGAGTCCGACGGCGTCACCGCGGCGACCTACGACATGAACCCCGAGCAGTCCGGCGGTCAGACCGAGCCGATCCTCTCGATCAAGACCGAGGCGGGCGTCGACCCGCTCGACGCGCTGGAGGACGCCTCCGACGCAGTGAGCGACCGGATGGGAACGCTGTACGAGGACATCGAGGACGCGTTCGCCTCGGCCGCCTGAACCGGACTCGAACGCCGGACGGATCGCTCGCGCCGACTCAGTTCTCACGGACTCGCTCGCCCGCCCGCACCGGAACGTCCAGCCAGTTCGCCGTCGGGATCAGCGGACACTCGTAGGCCCCCGAGTACGCGCAGTACGGGCTGTACGCGCCGTT
Protein-coding regions in this window:
- a CDS encoding type II/IV secretion system ATPase subunit; the encoded protein is MSGELADADGGADGRLGALRRRIARTIEMLRGTDLEVRPFRPGEDGPLASFSVPDGHEEIDRYWVNAPYAYVVISRDPEESERRYHVVEPELDGFQRTLLERVVDDIRDPLLFRSDSERADEETLREELETLLEQYGVDADMATYHTLFYYLRRDFRGYGKVDPLLNDRHIEDVSCDGYDLPLFVYHDEYTDIETNVAFGRDELDDYVIRLAQRSGRHISVGDPIVETTLPDGSRAELALGEEVTPRGSAFTIRQYADEPFTPIDLIEYGTFSVEQMAYFWLCIEHNKSLIFAGGTASGKTTSMNAVSMFIPPRSKVLTIEDTRELSLYHDNWLSSVTRERLHEGTDIDMYDLLRSALRHRPEYIIVGEVRGAEAVTLFQAMNTGHTTFSTMHADSIETVINRLENEPINVPRAMVQSLDLLSIQTLTRFGNERVRRARTVGEIGGIDQRTGELDYSSSFSWDPEDDSFRRSDSDLLEEIQEERGWSRSELLSELRNRRTFLEHLRERGISDYRRFTALVNEYYSNPDRVMDRIAATTEARSTTGPTDDDGSPDERGSPDEHGSPDEHGSPDEHGSQDAEGPENGTADDAVPDEGDGSGRAEP
- a CDS encoding DUF7549 family protein, whose protein sequence is MVWVRSEYAPELAVLSTWLSVLIPWNVFHGSVGGGSILLVRFPLLEIQYAFGVPLARATSLRDPLSAYQLQAGQSVAGAYAAWLVGAGVLLVAVAVSVHYYREEARAESWSVDPVRLLGSLLTATGVVFGVASVLLTGGLFGVDLGVGGGLAGTSIPLGVPFYLAFGVLLLRADRVE
- a CDS encoding DUF5793 family protein; the protein is MRRDYFELAVEQIGWVDSDGDPRKPHVYIDFHGPDGLLRERLTGTEDGLLDGEEIDVAFRLQTSHEEDPDAAGVVGVTNRITGDFVLELNQAAADVLQFIRAAREYGQQNDGDGGYRVEITVEGEPLVSYEKETFLVYDPEGNLLRRESLIPSGVEL
- a CDS encoding uracil-DNA glycosylase family protein, with the translated sequence MKNVTDRVSNPFGMEPDCDRFVPGYGDANADFHVVGDHPGVHGGVDAGVPFTGTPAAERFQAALVEAGLLEAAGDAPDVNSTFLSYLHMCVPDGEPSAGEYADMERFFDAELRAIAAHVLLPVGARATEHVLETYTAQAWKTEIDMRGLHGAELRGSGWLVLPILDPVEWEEGDAADLVEAIETMRSTDYRRESDLGRFIAGEDPYLVR
- a CDS encoding MBL fold metallo-hydrolase; translated protein: MKRIRLHNTVFEGLNDVYLLDGEETVLVDTGVALPEVRSELEEGLSAHGVALADVDRVFLTHWHLDHAGLAGEIQAESGASVHVHEADAPLVSGEEPSLLEDHPGQRETFAEWGIPRGKRTELMAFLEEQMDLGGDPADVTPFADGDTFDVNGRTLEAVHLPGHAAGLSAFADEAAGEAFVGDAILPKYTPNVGGADVRVDSPLARYVDSLVEIVGRDWDVAWPGHRDRIDDPAGRAATILQHHRDRTGNVVDVLDARGASTPWEVSAELFGSLEAIHVLHGPGEAFAHLDHLADAGVVERDGGRYRLVDPAVDVDALFPDVGIERVVEFEE
- a CDS encoding DNA-directed RNA polymerase subunit L — its product is MELRVLDKTDEELRIEVAGEDHTFMNVLKGALLESDGVTAATYDMNPEQSGGQTEPILSIKTEAGVDPLDALEDASDAVSDRMGTLYEDIEDAFASAA